In the genome of Ancylomarina subtilis, one region contains:
- a CDS encoding 3-hydroxyacyl-CoA dehydrogenase family protein — protein MKYINKYTNISLLGAAGKMGSGIMALLAFEVGKLKLGAKREESFVINAIDVSPEALEGLLKYLKSQLIKSGEKNIVELREWYKDATELVENEDVINAYANDVMAMIKTSTRIETAYDSQLVFEAIKEDKGLKVKLFSQIKQNNPDTWFLSNTSSIPLGEIDKEAGLNGDIIGFHFYNPPVIQKLLEIIPVENINPDIIEFSEALAKSMRKIIVYSRDVAGFIGNGHFMRDALFALDQAKGMGNETPLADAIYRVDTVSRDLLLRPMGIFQLMDYVGIDVMCFILKSMQAAFPQEKLSHEILNQYMDLGVTGGQFSDGSQKDGFFQYEKGRIVAVYDIEAKAYKAIADVKTANADYFEPKPSQELNWKTVIREKERGDILTAFFNELKTLNSPAAQLAVSYGKQSKAIGQLLVDGGVAADTNAVNKVMETGFYHAYGPVNTFFE, from the coding sequence ATGAAATATATTAATAAATACACAAACATAAGTCTTCTTGGTGCTGCTGGTAAAATGGGTAGTGGTATCATGGCTCTTTTGGCATTCGAAGTTGGAAAATTGAAATTGGGTGCCAAACGCGAAGAAAGTTTTGTTATCAATGCTATTGATGTTTCGCCTGAGGCACTTGAGGGCTTGTTGAAATACCTTAAATCTCAATTAATAAAGTCGGGTGAGAAAAACATCGTTGAACTTAGAGAATGGTATAAAGATGCGACCGAATTGGTAGAAAACGAGGATGTGATTAATGCCTATGCAAATGATGTAATGGCGATGATTAAAACCAGTACTCGTATTGAAACAGCTTACGATTCTCAATTGGTATTCGAGGCTATTAAGGAAGACAAGGGCTTGAAGGTGAAATTGTTTTCACAAATCAAGCAAAACAATCCCGATACTTGGTTCTTGAGCAACACATCATCAATTCCTTTGGGAGAAATCGATAAAGAAGCTGGTCTGAATGGTGATATTATTGGATTCCATTTTTATAACCCACCTGTGATTCAAAAGTTACTTGAAATTATTCCTGTTGAAAACATCAACCCGGATATCATTGAATTTTCAGAGGCTTTAGCTAAGTCGATGAGAAAGATAATAGTTTACTCTCGTGATGTGGCTGGATTTATTGGTAACGGACACTTCATGCGTGATGCTTTGTTTGCTTTAGATCAAGCTAAAGGCATGGGCAACGAAACACCTCTAGCTGATGCGATTTATCGTGTAGATACTGTCAGTCGTGATTTGTTGCTTCGTCCGATGGGAATTTTTCAGTTGATGGACTATGTTGGGATTGATGTGATGTGTTTTATTCTTAAGAGTATGCAGGCTGCTTTCCCTCAGGAAAAATTATCTCATGAGATATTGAATCAATATATGGATCTTGGTGTAACAGGCGGTCAGTTTTCTGATGGTTCGCAAAAAGATGGTTTCTTTCAGTATGAAAAAGGAAGAATCGTAGCTGTTTACGATATCGAAGCAAAAGCATATAAGGCAATTGCTGATGTGAAGACTGCTAATGCGGATTATTTTGAGCCTAAGCCTTCTCAGGAATTAAACTGGAAAACTGTGATTCGTGAAAAAGAAAGAGGAGATATCCTTACAGCTTTCTTTAATGAGTTGAAGACTTTAAATAGCCCTGCGGCACAATTGGCTGTTTCTTACGGGAAACAATCAAAGGCAATTGGTCAACTTTTAGTTGATGGTGGTGTAGCAGCAGATACAAATGCTGTGAATAAGGTTATGGAAACGGGTTTCTATCATGCCTATGGTCCTGTCAACACATTTTTCGAATAG
- a CDS encoding enoyl-CoA hydratase/isomerase family protein — protein sequence MNFSYLIYEEREEIGILTLNRPNALNALNDEVFDELQAFLDSLKESINIRALIITGAGKAFVAGADIKAFQDMTEQEGYDFAEKGKSVFRHIAQLPIPVIAAINGFALGGGLELALACDIRIANKETRLGLPEASLGLIPGFNGTVEALKQIGLGHAMYLMMLAGGIKATEAFDLGLVQKLTDADQVMIVAVDLAKKITKNSPNSLQVLKRILREGKEMTRTEAEALESKEFGKLFQADQTERIEGVNAFIEKRKPNWK from the coding sequence ATGAATTTTTCTTATCTGATTTATGAAGAAAGGGAAGAGATCGGTATTCTGACTTTGAACCGTCCGAATGCTTTAAATGCACTCAACGATGAAGTTTTTGATGAGTTGCAGGCTTTTCTTGATTCTCTAAAAGAGTCGATTAATATTAGAGCCCTAATTATTACAGGTGCGGGAAAAGCTTTCGTTGCTGGTGCAGATATCAAAGCTTTTCAGGATATGACCGAACAGGAAGGTTATGATTTTGCAGAAAAGGGCAAATCTGTGTTTCGTCATATTGCTCAGTTACCCATTCCGGTTATTGCTGCCATTAATGGGTTTGCTCTTGGTGGCGGGCTCGAGTTGGCATTGGCTTGCGATATTCGTATTGCAAATAAAGAAACGCGTCTTGGTTTGCCGGAAGCTTCTCTTGGATTAATCCCGGGATTTAACGGAACTGTTGAAGCTCTTAAACAAATTGGTTTGGGACATGCCATGTATTTAATGATGCTTGCTGGTGGTATAAAGGCAACAGAGGCATTTGATTTGGGCTTGGTGCAGAAATTGACTGATGCTGATCAGGTCATGATAGTGGCAGTGGATTTGGCTAAGAAAATAACAAAGAATAGTCCGAACTCACTTCAGGTATTAAAGAGAATTCTTCGAGAAGGGAAAGAAATGACTCGTACTGAAGCCGAAGCGCTTGAATCGAAAGAATTTGGAAAATTGTTTCAGGCAGACCAAACTGAACGTATCGAGGGGGTTAATGCCTTTATTGAAAAAAGAAAACCAAACTGGAAATAA
- a CDS encoding peptidase U32 family protein, with product MRKIELLAPAKNLETGIAAINYGADAVYIGAPKFGARAAVGNTLEDIGELIKYAHQYWAKVFITMNTILYDNELKEAEALIHQLYKLGADALIVQDMGILEMDLPPIELHASTQTHNFDLERIQFLEKAGFKRIILARELSLEQIKEIRANTSVDLEYFVNGALCVCLSGQCYFSHAITGRSANRGECSQACRMKYNLEDADGNILAKDQHLLSLKDLNLSNEITDIVNAGICSLKIEGRLKDISYIKNITSHYSEKLDAAIHHNKELERASSGHTKVNFKPDPERTFNRGFTSYFFKGRIPEIANFFSPKSLGKEVGKIIAVRKDHFLVKSKYPLHNGDGLCFFNKNKLLKGIQVNGVKGDKIYPNDMSMICDGVTLYRNNDHEFAKELKQDKSTRKIAIDILLEQVENQISLQITDENGVSASNCLSESFELAKNEEMAQANITKQLSKLGDSIYDLNTIRLNLQNTPFIQAKILNELRRKTLDDLTSNRIELAQKEETRPLITHPKYYADKITYMGNVSNCKAEDFYKKCGVENIEKAFELQKNFDGKTIMITKHCLRYEFGKCPKKMKSIGDKPGPLYLVDNNRKYSLEFNCQRCEMKVVLMPK from the coding sequence ATGCGTAAAATTGAACTTTTAGCACCTGCTAAGAATCTGGAAACAGGGATTGCCGCCATTAACTATGGCGCAGATGCTGTATATATAGGCGCTCCGAAATTTGGAGCTCGTGCCGCTGTTGGGAATACTTTGGAAGATATTGGAGAATTAATTAAATACGCACACCAATATTGGGCAAAGGTGTTCATCACAATGAATACCATTTTGTATGACAATGAGCTTAAGGAGGCTGAAGCACTTATTCATCAGCTCTATAAATTGGGAGCCGATGCCCTTATTGTACAGGATATGGGAATTTTGGAGATGGATCTGCCTCCCATTGAATTGCATGCCAGTACACAGACGCATAACTTTGATTTGGAGCGTATTCAATTTCTTGAAAAAGCGGGGTTCAAACGTATTATTCTTGCCCGTGAACTTTCGTTAGAACAAATAAAAGAAATTCGAGCCAACACAAGTGTCGATTTGGAATACTTTGTGAACGGAGCATTATGTGTTTGCTTAAGTGGGCAATGCTATTTTTCTCATGCCATAACAGGACGTTCGGCAAATCGTGGCGAATGCAGTCAGGCTTGTCGAATGAAATACAATCTTGAAGATGCGGATGGCAATATCTTAGCTAAAGATCAACACCTCCTTTCGTTAAAAGATTTAAACCTTTCAAACGAAATAACAGATATTGTAAATGCCGGAATTTGTTCTCTTAAAATTGAAGGTCGATTAAAAGACATTTCTTATATCAAGAATATTACGAGCCATTACAGCGAAAAGCTGGATGCAGCCATTCATCACAACAAGGAACTTGAACGAGCATCATCCGGACATACTAAGGTCAACTTTAAGCCAGATCCTGAACGAACATTCAATCGTGGCTTTACTTCATATTTTTTTAAAGGTCGCATACCTGAAATTGCAAACTTCTTCTCTCCAAAATCACTTGGAAAAGAAGTCGGTAAAATCATAGCCGTTCGAAAAGATCATTTTCTTGTTAAGAGTAAATATCCCCTGCATAATGGAGATGGCTTGTGTTTTTTTAATAAAAATAAACTGCTTAAAGGTATTCAGGTTAATGGTGTTAAGGGCGATAAAATTTATCCTAACGACATGAGTATGATTTGTGATGGCGTCACGCTTTATCGCAATAACGATCATGAGTTTGCTAAAGAACTTAAACAAGATAAAAGTACACGTAAAATCGCCATTGATATTCTTTTAGAGCAGGTGGAAAATCAAATCTCCCTACAAATAACCGATGAGAATGGTGTTAGTGCCTCGAACTGTTTATCAGAAAGTTTCGAATTAGCCAAAAATGAAGAAATGGCCCAGGCCAATATCACGAAACAACTCTCAAAACTAGGGGATTCCATATATGATTTGAATACCATCCGTTTAAATTTGCAGAATACGCCCTTCATTCAAGCTAAAATATTGAATGAACTCAGACGTAAAACTCTGGATGACTTAACATCAAATCGAATTGAACTGGCACAGAAAGAAGAAACCAGGCCTCTCATCACTCACCCAAAATATTATGCCGATAAAATTACCTATATGGGAAATGTGAGTAATTGTAAAGCCGAGGATTTCTATAAAAAATGTGGTGTTGAAAATATCGAGAAAGCTTTTGAACTACAGAAGAATTTCGACGGAAAGACCATAATGATAACCAAACATTGCCTGCGTTATGAATTTGGCAAGTGTCCAAAAAAAATGAAGTCTATTGGAGATAAACCAGGACCGCTTTATTTAGTTGATAACAATAGAAAATACAGCCTGGAATTTAACTGCCAACGTTGTGAAATGAAAGTTGTTTTAATGCCAAAATAA
- the pyk gene encoding pyruvate kinase, translated as MKKGTKIIATISDKKCDVKFLTELFEEGMNVVRLNTAHQSHADAQKVIDNVRQVSDKIALLIDTKGPEIRTIGIEKDIYLSKGDQVKIVGSQSDFADEKTFAVSYEFFVQDIELGNRILIDDGDLELLVIEKTDDYLKVEAQNEGFLKNRKSVNIPGVSINLPSLSDKDRDFIQFAIDQDIDFIAHSFVRKKEDVIEIQKILDARESKIKLIAKIENQEGVDNIDEILEYVYGVMVARGDLAIEIPAAKIPVIQRRIVRKCIDAKKSVIIATQMLHSMIENPRPTRAEVSDIANAIYNRTDAIMLSGETAYGDYPIEAVRVMTEVAMEVEKELVPDKLQREPRHKEVTSVLARSAVNASQFLSTKAIVTDTLTGRTGRYLSAYRGTVPVYALCYSKRVMRELALSYGVEADYKELLASRDEYVKEAMLTLMGKGYFTNEDSVIILGGSFGPSKGVNFMEISNVYQLTHKV; from the coding sequence ATGAAGAAAGGTACCAAAATTATAGCTACAATTTCTGATAAGAAATGTGATGTGAAATTTTTAACTGAACTCTTTGAAGAGGGTATGAATGTTGTCCGCCTTAATACGGCGCATCAGTCTCATGCCGACGCTCAAAAGGTTATAGATAATGTGCGTCAGGTATCCGATAAGATAGCTTTATTGATTGATACAAAAGGGCCTGAAATTAGAACAATAGGAATTGAAAAAGACATTTATCTTTCCAAAGGAGATCAGGTGAAAATCGTCGGTTCTCAATCTGATTTTGCTGATGAAAAGACCTTTGCAGTGAGTTATGAATTCTTTGTGCAGGATATTGAATTGGGAAACCGAATTCTGATTGATGATGGTGATTTGGAGCTGTTAGTTATTGAGAAAACAGATGATTATTTAAAAGTTGAAGCTCAAAACGAAGGTTTTTTAAAGAATCGTAAGAGTGTCAATATTCCAGGTGTCTCAATTAACTTACCATCCTTGAGTGATAAGGATAGGGATTTTATTCAATTCGCAATTGATCAGGATATCGATTTTATTGCTCATTCATTTGTTCGTAAAAAAGAAGATGTTATCGAGATTCAGAAAATTCTTGATGCAAGAGAATCTAAAATAAAGCTTATTGCCAAAATCGAGAATCAGGAAGGTGTAGACAATATCGATGAGATTCTGGAATACGTTTATGGTGTTATGGTTGCCCGTGGAGATTTAGCAATTGAAATACCAGCAGCTAAAATACCAGTGATTCAAAGACGAATTGTTCGTAAATGTATCGATGCTAAAAAATCTGTTATTATTGCCACGCAAATGTTGCATTCGATGATAGAGAATCCTCGTCCAACTCGTGCCGAAGTGAGTGATATTGCCAATGCGATATACAATAGAACGGATGCTATTATGCTGAGTGGCGAAACGGCTTATGGTGATTATCCTATTGAGGCTGTTAGAGTCATGACGGAGGTCGCAATGGAAGTTGAGAAAGAATTGGTTCCTGATAAATTGCAACGCGAACCCAGACATAAAGAGGTTACATCGGTTTTGGCACGATCAGCTGTTAATGCATCTCAATTCCTTTCAACAAAGGCAATTGTAACTGATACGCTAACGGGTAGAACCGGACGTTATTTATCGGCTTACCGAGGGACTGTTCCTGTTTACGCTCTTTGTTATTCGAAACGTGTTATGCGTGAACTGGCTCTTTCTTATGGCGTTGAAGCTGATTATAAAGAGCTATTGGCTAGCCGTGATGAATATGTGAAGGAAGCGATGTTGACCTTAATGGGAAAAGGCTATTTTACTAACGAAGACTCAGTGATTATCTTAGGAGGTAGTTTCGGCCCTTCAAAAGGGGTTAATTTCATGGAAATATCAAACGTTTACCAATTGACGCATAAAGTGTAG